One genomic region from Chlamydia poikilotherma encodes:
- a CDS encoding CT620/CT621 family type III secretion system effector gives MSSFYIQNRPKTVSGDCLFNIKLNHKFSNFDAKAQPAIDIETLNSGLYVLKRLASVIEAGNVQASMLLNPNNTIFPSPPVSPKRQTSSNPNPALGKSQTIESIQATAALALVPLILDGLETFITSTPNVNLTQVSSVILALTLVKPLQNNTSLTSDEQKRVFNNCYQPSKQDILEQIKKEQITEIKKGQDKLSAKLVSSGASEEEIKKALEEYVDQFVSDFFDANVKEQFMAYRSSIGGETLKMMKQMRAIEATVPNLTKDNVQSVNGMITLRAIFNGLTDAVNKVPALGGAEEIVKTQLTLSSYLTLTTLDTAALTIIYQATQLPSKTTLDTYLKPRDAAIYREGVTGAYQTAVQNLNTVRSSIENEKQTLENQLAAFQQSVSCYTSWVNGSKNIKDGKDYTSVLITAGMEANAGLTSLSQMYANLTSEEKAILDTHVPKYLRLTIGSGVNLTRFIARMNAFQEISEYTLNNAINTENEVKTYLSGKGSVIKGYKFFDQVGQEIITISNSLTNYIKSEKGYQIPNFDNFQQNVLRISTIDGNFTTQANAILGEFKTAADQHIKALQQQIADLDKKYKELNPADASFTADRKKAVESWLNSESLGSAFIYLILNSQLPKQSAFLNPLIEEINFNNLAANAINDLLKITNEFSTTSVYYNLSSYLIQSKEGADLFCGDYFETCLALSKEKEYIARDTGRCRRAQVLVEALIGKINNLPGISSSQKSEMLNATSNYKYSLTITFNQLNLLNAMLSNLRIEEQTKDGNYNGNIFKITGSKDWIPTLAALEGFISNGFPNITPTGGLGPLFTQIQADQQDYTTQGQTQQLNLQNQMTNVQQEWTLVSTSMQVLNKILSQLVGEIYPN, from the coding sequence ATGTCTTCTTTTTATATACAGAACAGGCCTAAAACAGTTTCCGGTGATTGTTTATTTAATATTAAGTTAAACCATAAGTTTTCTAATTTTGACGCTAAAGCTCAGCCAGCTATAGACATAGAAACATTAAACTCTGGGTTATATGTTTTAAAGCGTTTAGCATCCGTTATAGAAGCTGGCAATGTTCAAGCTTCTATGTTGTTAAATCCTAACAATACTATATTCCCCTCCCCACCTGTATCACCTAAACGGCAGACAAGTAGTAATCCAAATCCTGCTCTAGGAAAATCTCAAACTATTGAATCAATACAAGCAACAGCAGCTCTTGCACTTGTGCCTCTTATTCTTGATGGTCTAGAGACTTTCATTACTTCGACTCCAAATGTTAATCTCACACAGGTCTCTTCCGTTATTCTTGCTCTAACGCTAGTCAAACCATTGCAAAACAACACCTCTCTTACCTCTGATGAACAAAAAAGGGTGTTTAACAACTGTTATCAACCTAGTAAGCAAGACATTCTTGAGCAAATCAAAAAAGAACAAATTACTGAAATTAAGAAAGGCCAAGATAAACTATCAGCAAAGCTTGTATCTTCAGGAGCTTCGGAAGAGGAAATTAAGAAAGCTCTCGAAGAATATGTTGATCAATTCGTATCAGACTTCTTTGATGCTAATGTTAAAGAACAATTCATGGCTTATCGATCGTCTATTGGAGGGGAAACCCTTAAAATGATGAAGCAAATGCGAGCTATTGAAGCAACAGTCCCCAATCTTACTAAAGATAATGTGCAAAGTGTCAATGGAATGATAACGCTTCGTGCTATCTTTAATGGCCTTACAGATGCCGTTAATAAAGTACCGGCATTGGGAGGAGCTGAAGAAATTGTTAAAACGCAACTAACTCTAAGTAGTTATCTTACTTTAACAACCCTAGATACAGCTGCTCTGACTATAATTTATCAAGCAACTCAGCTTCCAAGCAAGACTACTTTAGATACGTATTTAAAACCTCGTGATGCTGCTATATACCGAGAAGGAGTTACAGGAGCCTATCAAACCGCTGTTCAAAATCTAAATACAGTACGTTCTTCAATAGAAAATGAAAAACAGACTCTAGAAAATCAACTAGCGGCATTTCAACAATCTGTAAGTTGCTATACTTCTTGGGTAAACGGATCTAAAAACATCAAAGATGGTAAAGATTATACCTCAGTACTTATAACTGCCGGCATGGAAGCTAATGCAGGCCTTACTAGTTTATCTCAAATGTATGCAAATCTTACAAGCGAAGAAAAAGCTATCCTTGATACGCATGTCCCAAAATACTTACGACTTACTATAGGAAGCGGAGTTAATCTAACTAGATTCATCGCAAGAATGAATGCCTTTCAGGAAATCTCAGAATATACCTTAAACAATGCAATAAATACTGAAAACGAGGTAAAAACATATTTATCAGGAAAAGGTAGCGTAATTAAAGGTTACAAGTTCTTTGATCAGGTGGGTCAAGAAATTATAACAATATCCAACTCTTTAACTAACTATATTAAAAGCGAAAAAGGCTACCAAATACCCAATTTTGATAATTTCCAACAAAACGTATTACGAATCTCCACCATAGATGGTAATTTCACTACACAAGCTAATGCAATATTAGGGGAATTCAAAACAGCGGCAGATCAGCATATCAAAGCACTCCAACAACAAATTGCGGACTTAGATAAAAAATATAAGGAATTGAACCCCGCGGATGCTAGTTTTACTGCTGATCGAAAGAAAGCTGTTGAAAGCTGGTTAAATTCAGAAAGCCTGGGCTCTGCATTTATTTATCTGATTTTGAACTCACAATTACCCAAGCAATCTGCCTTTTTAAATCCATTGATAGAAGAGATTAACTTCAATAACCTTGCTGCAAATGCTATTAATGATCTTTTAAAAATCACCAATGAGTTCTCAACAACTTCGGTGTACTATAACCTCTCCTCCTATCTTATCCAAAGTAAAGAAGGTGCTGACTTATTCTGTGGTGACTATTTCGAGACTTGCCTTGCTCTATCCAAAGAAAAAGAATACATAGCTCGTGATACTGGCCGTTGTCGACGTGCTCAAGTTTTAGTGGAAGCTTTAATAGGTAAAATTAATAATTTGCCTGGTATTTCCTCATCTCAGAAATCTGAAATGCTTAATGCAACTTCCAATTATAAATACTCTTTAACGATTACATTTAATCAACTTAATCTTCTAAATGCAATGCTATCTAACCTTAGAATCGAAGAACAAACAAAAGATGGTAATTATAATGGTAACATATTTAAAATTACTGGTTCAAAAGACTGGATACCCACTTTAGCTGCTTTAGAAGGCTTTATTTCCAATGGATTCCCTAATATAACACCTACAGGTGGTTTAGGGCCCCTATTTACTCAAATCCAAGCCGATCAGCAAGACTATACTACTCAAGGACAAACCCAGCAGTTAAACTTGCAAAACCAGATGACTAACGTACAACAAGAATGGACGTTAGTGTCGACATCCATGCAAGTGCTGAATAAAATCCTTTCCCAGCTAGTAGGCGAAATTTACCCTAATTAG
- the kdsA gene encoding 3-deoxy-8-phosphooctulonate synthase, producing the protein MFSDKMILIAGPCVIEEEETTLEIASKIQELITPYTDRIHWIFKSSYDKANRSSINSYRGPGVSEGLKILSKVKEAFGVQILTDVHSPEEARAAAQVCDILQIPAFLCRQTDLLISAAETNAIINIKKGQFLSPWDMQGPVDKVLSTGNDKIILTERGCSFGYNNLVSDMRAIPVLSGMGFPVVFDGTHSVQLPGGLKTHSGGQTEFIPTLTRAALAAGAHGLFIETHSNPTIAKSDAASMLPLNTFEALLPIWDQLYTCVRSFEMASV; encoded by the coding sequence ATGTTCTCAGATAAGATGATCCTTATTGCAGGTCCTTGTGTGATAGAGGAAGAAGAAACTACGTTAGAAATAGCTTCAAAAATTCAAGAATTAATCACCCCGTATACCGACCGTATTCATTGGATTTTTAAAAGCAGTTACGACAAGGCAAACCGTTCTTCTATAAATTCTTATCGAGGTCCTGGAGTAAGCGAAGGTTTAAAAATCCTATCTAAAGTTAAAGAAGCCTTCGGCGTGCAAATTCTTACAGATGTACATTCTCCTGAAGAAGCCCGTGCAGCAGCACAAGTCTGCGACATTCTTCAAATTCCTGCATTTTTATGTCGTCAAACAGACCTTCTTATTTCTGCTGCGGAGACAAATGCTATTATCAATATTAAAAAAGGCCAATTTCTTTCTCCTTGGGATATGCAGGGTCCTGTAGATAAAGTTCTTTCTACTGGGAACGATAAGATCATTTTAACTGAGAGAGGCTGCTCTTTCGGCTATAATAATCTTGTTTCAGATATGCGCGCTATCCCCGTGCTTTCAGGTATGGGTTTCCCTGTAGTTTTTGATGGAACACATTCTGTTCAACTTCCTGGAGGATTAAAAACCCATAGCGGCGGTCAGACAGAGTTTATTCCGACATTAACGCGGGCTGCCTTAGCTGCAGGAGCACACGGTTTATTCATAGAAACGCATTCTAACCCAACTATAGCGAAAAGTGATGCCGCTTCCATGTTGCCTTTAAACACCTTCGAAGCTCTTCTTCCGATATGGGATCAACTCTATACTTGTGTACGTTCATTTGAGATGGCCTCAGTATGA
- a CDS encoding DNA gyrase subunit A, whose translation MHDVSDLFKTHFMHYASYVILERAIPHILDGLKPVQRRLLWTLFRMDDGKMHKVANIAGRTMALHPHGDAPIVEALVVLANKGYLIDMQGNFGNPLTGDPHAAARYIEARLSPLAKEILFNTDLMSFHDSYDGREKEPDILPAKLPLLLLHGVEGIAVGMTTKIFPHNLCELIEAQIAILNNRSFTLFPDFHSGGTMDASEYQDGLGSLMIRASIQTVDQKTLIIKEICPSTTTETLIRSIENAAKRGVIKIDSIQDFSTDQPHIEIKLPKGVYAKDILEPLFQYTECQVVLTSKPTAIYNNKPIETSVSEILRLHTEILEGYLQKELQILHDELSQEHYYKSLEYIFIKHRLYDTVRENLSKLGNKVSQENLHEAVLNSLAPFLASLPNIPSNQATGQLASLAIKKILCFNESNYIRDLAVIEKKQTVVEKDLSNMKKFTIKYLKGLLAKYGELGKRKTQVLSFSKQKKSVLKQ comes from the coding sequence ATGCATGATGTTTCAGATCTTTTTAAAACACATTTTATGCATTACGCGTCTTATGTGATTTTAGAAAGAGCCATTCCCCATATTCTTGATGGCCTTAAACCTGTACAACGACGTCTTCTTTGGACTCTATTTCGTATGGACGATGGCAAAATGCACAAGGTTGCCAATATTGCTGGGCGCACTATGGCGTTGCATCCCCACGGAGATGCTCCAATTGTTGAAGCTCTTGTCGTTTTAGCAAATAAGGGTTATCTGATCGATATGCAGGGAAATTTTGGAAATCCTCTAACGGGAGATCCTCATGCTGCTGCACGTTATATTGAAGCTCGCCTCAGCCCCCTAGCTAAAGAGATTTTATTTAATACGGATTTAATGTCTTTTCATGATTCCTATGATGGAAGAGAAAAGGAACCTGATATTCTTCCTGCAAAGCTTCCCCTTCTTCTACTCCACGGTGTTGAGGGAATTGCGGTAGGTATGACAACGAAAATCTTCCCGCACAATCTTTGTGAACTTATAGAAGCACAAATTGCTATTTTGAATAATCGTTCATTTACTCTATTTCCTGATTTCCATTCTGGAGGCACTATGGACGCCTCAGAATATCAAGATGGACTAGGCTCTTTAATGATTCGTGCTTCTATTCAAACTGTGGATCAAAAAACTCTAATCATAAAAGAAATTTGTCCTTCAACAACAACAGAAACATTAATTCGCTCTATAGAAAATGCTGCAAAACGCGGTGTAATTAAAATTGATTCAATTCAAGATTTCTCAACAGATCAACCTCATATAGAAATAAAACTCCCCAAAGGAGTTTATGCTAAAGATATTCTTGAGCCCTTATTTCAATATACTGAATGCCAAGTCGTTCTCACGTCAAAACCTACGGCTATCTATAATAATAAACCGATAGAAACGTCTGTGTCGGAAATTCTAAGACTCCACACAGAAATTCTGGAAGGCTATCTACAAAAAGAACTCCAAATACTTCATGATGAACTCTCTCAAGAACATTACTACAAGTCTTTAGAATACATTTTCATTAAGCATCGTCTGTATGATACAGTCAGAGAAAATCTTTCTAAATTAGGCAATAAAGTCTCTCAGGAAAATCTCCACGAGGCTGTTTTGAACTCCTTAGCACCTTTCCTTGCTAGCTTACCTAACATTCCAAGTAACCAGGCCACAGGACAGCTTGCTTCATTAGCTATTAAGAAAATCCTCTGTTTTAATGAAAGTAACTATATTCGAGATCTTGCAGTGATAGAAAAAAAACAAACGGTTGTAGAAAAAGATTTGAGCAATATGAAGAAATTCACAATCAAATATCTTAAAGGTCTTTTAGCAAAATACGGCGAGCTTGGAAAAAGAAAAACACAAGTTTTATCATTTTCTAAACAAAAGAAATCAGTTCTTAAACAATAA
- a CDS encoding KH domain-containing protein encodes MKDFLAYIIKNLVDRPEEVHIKEVQGTHTIIYELTVAKPDIGKIIGKEGRTIKAIRTLLVSVASRNNVKVSLEIMEDK; translated from the coding sequence ATGAAAGACTTTTTAGCTTATATTATCAAAAACCTTGTAGATCGCCCTGAGGAAGTGCATATCAAAGAAGTTCAAGGCACCCACACGATTATCTACGAATTAACAGTTGCGAAGCCCGATATTGGTAAAATCATCGGGAAAGAAGGGCGCACAATTAAAGCTATTCGCACTCTACTTGTCTCTGTAGCTAGCAGAAACAACGTGAAAGTTAGCTTAGAAATTATGGAAGACAAGTAG
- a CDS encoding DUF1137 domain-containing protein, translated as MTKFLFYGWLCSLGIFGIACTTIVAIIKVDSICDVSCMNKHFEKAPPFLKIKKLGIHKQIASPERQFFNCHVDKSCMELHFSDANYACKEALSKLSGHIHTQDLDKLMTFQGNGGLLNYQDCSLNIYDCRFHVDPIHPDPDTPEERAVGGMKTLSLSLWRK; from the coding sequence ATGACCAAATTCTTATTCTATGGCTGGTTATGCTCCTTAGGGATATTCGGCATTGCCTGCACAACAATTGTTGCTATAATCAAAGTAGATAGCATTTGTGATGTGTCTTGTATGAATAAGCATTTTGAGAAAGCTCCGCCTTTTTTAAAAATTAAAAAACTTGGAATACATAAGCAAATTGCTTCTCCCGAACGACAGTTTTTTAACTGTCATGTAGATAAATCCTGTATGGAGCTTCATTTCTCTGATGCAAACTATGCATGTAAGGAAGCTTTATCCAAGCTTTCAGGGCATATCCATACGCAAGATTTAGACAAGCTTATGACATTTCAAGGCAATGGAGGTTTGTTAAACTACCAAGATTGTTCTTTAAATATTTATGATTGTCGCTTTCATGTAGATCCTATCCATCCTGATCCCGATACTCCCGAAGAACGCGCTGTAGGAGGCATGAAAACCTTATCCCTATCTTTATGGAGAAAGTGA
- a CDS encoding RluA family pseudouridine synthase, whose protein sequence is MKSNNSLTFIVNETNRDRLDKFLVSQNSEYSRAFYQQHILDKRVTVNEQIQTKVSTQLVPGDSVSIVIEEKEELLELIPEAIPLNKVYEDEMILVINKPRDMVVHPAPGHTKGTVVHALLHEIGERLKQEFSEEPWRPGIIHRLDKDTSGLLMTAKTRQAKTIYSELFATKQLKKTYLAICIGKPPATKIQTKLARHQSKRKEMAVSSIGKEAVTHCEVLAYNEKLSLVLLHPETGRTHQLRVHMKYLNTPILGDPVYGSASKNAGYGLDKQQLHAYSLDFIHPQTRKHLNLTTKPPRDMKILIIKEFHNSKTVINKQLFESIIK, encoded by the coding sequence ATGAAATCAAACAACTCTCTTACTTTTATTGTTAATGAAACTAATCGCGATCGATTAGATAAATTCTTAGTTTCTCAAAATTCAGAATATTCTCGCGCTTTTTACCAACAACATATTTTAGATAAACGCGTTACAGTTAATGAGCAGATACAAACGAAAGTCTCGACACAATTAGTTCCTGGGGATTCTGTTTCTATTGTAATCGAAGAAAAAGAAGAACTTCTAGAGCTTATTCCCGAGGCTATACCTCTCAATAAGGTATATGAAGATGAGATGATTCTCGTTATAAATAAACCTAGAGACATGGTAGTACACCCTGCTCCGGGGCATACTAAAGGGACAGTTGTTCACGCCTTACTTCATGAAATAGGTGAACGCCTTAAACAAGAGTTTTCTGAGGAACCTTGGAGGCCTGGGATTATTCATCGATTAGATAAGGATACTTCTGGGTTATTAATGACAGCAAAAACCCGACAAGCAAAGACAATTTACAGCGAGCTATTTGCAACTAAGCAACTAAAAAAGACATATTTAGCTATTTGCATAGGAAAACCGCCGGCAACTAAAATCCAAACAAAACTCGCTAGACATCAAAGTAAGCGTAAAGAAATGGCTGTCTCTTCTATAGGGAAAGAGGCCGTTACGCATTGTGAAGTACTCGCTTACAATGAAAAATTAAGTTTAGTACTCCTACATCCAGAAACAGGACGAACTCATCAACTTAGGGTTCATATGAAGTATCTAAATACCCCAATCTTAGGGGACCCTGTCTATGGATCTGCCTCCAAAAACGCCGGTTATGGTCTTGACAAACAACAATTGCACGCCTATAGCTTGGATTTTATCCACCCTCAGACACGTAAACACCTAAACCTAACAACAAAACCACCCCGAGATATGAAGATCTTGATAATAAAAGAATTTCATAATAGTAAAACTGTTATTAACAAACAATTATTTGAATCAATTATAAAATAA
- the lptB gene encoding LPS export ABC transporter ATP-binding protein, whose translation MPILSVCNLVKKYNKKPVTNDVSFEVNAGEVVGLLGPNGAGKTTAFYLTVGLIRPDSGKIIFKNTDVTKRTMDHRARLGIGYLAQEPTVFKDLTVKENLICILEIIYKARKQQSHLLDTLIDDLQLASCINKKAGTLSGGERRRLEIACVLALNPSVLLLDEPFANVDPLVIQNVKYLIKILSSRGIGILITDHNAKELLSIADRCYLIIDGKIFFEGSSSQMISNPMVKQHYLGDSFSY comes from the coding sequence ATGCCGATACTTTCTGTTTGTAATTTAGTAAAAAAATATAACAAAAAACCTGTGACTAATGATGTCTCTTTCGAAGTAAATGCAGGAGAAGTTGTTGGACTTTTAGGTCCTAATGGTGCAGGAAAAACAACAGCTTTCTATCTTACAGTAGGATTAATCCGTCCCGATTCAGGAAAGATTATTTTTAAAAATACTGATGTTACTAAAAGAACGATGGATCACCGAGCAAGATTAGGCATTGGCTATCTAGCTCAAGAGCCTACGGTATTTAAAGATCTTACAGTAAAAGAAAATCTCATCTGCATCTTGGAGATTATCTACAAAGCTAGGAAACAGCAATCCCACCTTTTAGACACACTAATCGATGATCTACAGTTAGCCTCATGCATTAATAAAAAAGCAGGGACATTATCTGGAGGCGAACGACGGAGGTTGGAAATCGCTTGTGTATTAGCCTTAAACCCTAGTGTTCTTCTACTTGATGAGCCTTTTGCAAACGTTGATCCGCTTGTTATTCAAAATGTAAAATACCTAATTAAAATTCTCTCTAGTCGTGGTATTGGCATTCTCATTACGGATCATAATGCTAAAGAACTACTTTCTATAGCTGATCGTTGCTATCTCATTATTGATGGGAAGATCTTCTTCGAAGGATCTTCCTCACAAATGATATCCAATCCTATGGTAAAGCAGCACTATCTTGGAGATTCCTTCTCGTATTAA
- a CDS encoding CT620/CT621 family type III secretion system effector codes for MDIINSYSVSANYKKLPITLCSESIQKRHQLLESIFHYEKTEAERHIVQRLLYIFDQKSDEKYRQLIEKLRKSEIEDRVVSKKSHTVAVHHKPLSNSHSPVAVVATTSSMGVSSNPRTEDPFYNGTKQQWANNLLQGIKTVVDKIVTAGGSSSSSDLEALKKIQTEVNRLVAAGLNLTNKDFESLYTLPTLIFTTVQRSTIFKGGQKTDFVNELSEKYGNATQLAQVFGDGRVEGLKDVLNVVKTKLTEEEFAIFLGIQEELDQLQSSVKAYDQEKFDRIDAVGDQLADTISISALSRNDKIDLSAQISYLYKDQVSAVESFNVVIEATIFVNRHQEAMFAQVSSLVASLMGVFAPIDLGKLTAEISSAAISGAVQAVRAINSRFDDLTAQQQGLINQAVRTITNFKGEEYIAAVWAYFVASTVLADKPTASLNEVNTAVREAAKEVETTTFVLASPIKTTLTKIQTANGKFILSNNTTETYTIYSENSGKVVINPALLNLGNVGFLPNITSAANKNAEATARAYFQFKGLAEVETAQLQSKIEETQNQHKDFQDLKTELYKDQLFAQANELQTMALPSAVASVLIDRYMPKEVDFLNGIYAQLYYSNLGSSVGNAMIDAISEYVNASTYFNFASYVGQQPAVGQKGKDEFPGTADSARNKLETERQKAAAYLKSTQNAEKVLEEQVQKVTEDSKITNEQRTRIIDSLNNYRDNLNAISGSLVLLQNYLAPLRVGNGSVNGTFKVTGGEDQWQSRLEILEDALVSGLPGNAINGGMFPLQATIQSDQQSFADMGQNYQLELQMHLTSMQQEWTVVATSLQVLNQMYLSLARSLMG; via the coding sequence ATGGATATCATCAATAGTTATTCTGTTTCAGCAAATTATAAAAAATTGCCGATAACACTTTGTTCAGAGTCAATACAAAAAAGACATCAGTTATTGGAGAGTATTTTTCATTATGAAAAAACTGAAGCTGAGCGTCATATTGTGCAACGTCTGCTGTATATTTTCGATCAAAAATCTGATGAAAAATATCGACAGTTAATAGAGAAACTACGCAAATCTGAAATAGAAGATCGAGTAGTAAGTAAGAAAAGCCATACTGTTGCTGTTCATCATAAACCCTTATCTAATTCACATTCACCGGTTGCAGTAGTGGCGACAACATCGTCTATGGGGGTGAGTAGTAATCCAAGAACTGAGGATCCGTTTTATAATGGTACTAAACAGCAATGGGCTAATAACTTGCTGCAAGGAATAAAAACGGTTGTTGATAAAATCGTAACAGCTGGGGGCAGTTCTTCCTCTTCGGATTTAGAGGCTCTTAAAAAGATCCAAACAGAAGTTAATCGTTTAGTTGCTGCTGGTTTGAACTTAACGAATAAGGATTTTGAGTCTTTATACACTCTTCCTACCCTAATTTTTACTACTGTTCAACGATCTACTATTTTTAAAGGCGGTCAGAAAACAGATTTTGTAAATGAATTATCAGAAAAGTATGGTAACGCTACTCAATTAGCTCAAGTTTTTGGCGATGGCCGTGTCGAGGGATTAAAAGATGTTCTTAATGTGGTTAAGACTAAGTTAACAGAAGAAGAATTCGCTATTTTTCTAGGAATTCAAGAAGAGCTGGACCAATTGCAATCTTCCGTAAAGGCTTATGATCAAGAGAAATTTGATCGCATAGATGCAGTAGGAGACCAACTCGCAGACACTATTAGTATCTCAGCCTTATCAAGAAATGATAAAATCGATTTAAGTGCTCAAATTTCTTATTTGTATAAAGATCAAGTGTCTGCTGTAGAATCTTTTAACGTAGTTATTGAAGCTACAATCTTTGTGAATCGTCACCAAGAAGCTATGTTTGCTCAAGTATCCAGTTTAGTTGCTTCTTTAATGGGAGTATTTGCCCCTATTGACCTAGGAAAATTGACTGCTGAGATTAGTAGTGCTGCTATTTCTGGGGCAGTACAAGCCGTGCGCGCGATTAATTCTAGATTTGATGATCTAACAGCACAACAACAAGGATTAATTAATCAAGCTGTCAGGACTATTACTAATTTTAAAGGAGAGGAATACATAGCTGCTGTTTGGGCTTATTTTGTTGCCTCAACTGTTCTTGCAGATAAGCCAACAGCGTCTCTTAATGAAGTTAATACCGCAGTTAGAGAGGCTGCTAAAGAAGTTGAAACAACGACATTTGTTTTAGCTTCACCTATCAAAACAACGCTGACCAAAATTCAAACGGCAAACGGAAAATTTATTCTTAGCAATAATACTACTGAAACATATACGATCTACTCAGAAAATAGTGGTAAAGTAGTTATTAATCCCGCTCTTTTAAATCTCGGTAATGTAGGATTTTTACCAAATATAACTTCTGCTGCGAATAAGAATGCCGAAGCTACTGCTAGAGCTTATTTTCAGTTCAAAGGTCTTGCTGAGGTAGAAACAGCACAACTTCAATCTAAAATAGAAGAGACCCAAAATCAGCATAAAGATTTTCAAGATCTAAAAACTGAACTTTATAAAGATCAATTATTTGCCCAGGCCAATGAGTTGCAAACAATGGCTCTACCCTCAGCTGTAGCTTCTGTATTAATTGACCGTTATATGCCTAAAGAAGTGGATTTCTTAAATGGTATTTATGCTCAGCTTTATTATAGCAATTTAGGCTCATCGGTTGGCAATGCTATGATAGATGCTATTTCAGAATATGTTAACGCTTCTACCTATTTCAATTTTGCTAGTTATGTTGGTCAACAACCTGCTGTGGGTCAAAAAGGTAAAGACGAATTTCCTGGAACAGCTGACAGTGCTCGAAATAAATTAGAAACAGAACGTCAGAAAGCAGCTGCATATCTTAAAAGCACACAGAACGCAGAAAAAGTGTTAGAAGAACAAGTGCAAAAAGTTACTGAAGATTCGAAAATTACTAATGAGCAGCGAACACGTATAATAGATTCTTTAAATAACTATAGAGATAATTTAAATGCGATATCCGGATCTTTAGTATTATTACAAAACTATTTAGCTCCCCTACGCGTGGGTAATGGTTCTGTTAATGGTACTTTCAAGGTTACTGGAGGAGAAGACCAGTGGCAATCACGACTAGAGATCTTGGAGGATGCCTTAGTATCGGGGTTGCCGGGTAATGCCATCAATGGGGGTATGTTCCCGCTACAGGCAACTATACAATCTGATCAGCAATCTTTTGCTGATATGGGTCAAAACTATCAGTTAGAATTACAAATGCATCTAACATCCATGCAACAAGAATGGACCGTTGTTGCGACTTCTTTACAAGTGTTAAACCAGATGTATTTGAGTTTGGCTAGAAGCTTAATGGGATAG